In Archangium violaceum, the following are encoded in one genomic region:
- the wecB gene encoding non-hydrolyzing UDP-N-acetylglucosamine 2-epimerase: protein MKKVLHIVGARPNFMKVAPIHRAISERGVLAQKLVHTGQHYDVKMSDVFFTDLGMPAPDIHLGIGSGSHAEQTARLMIELEKVFASEKPELVSVVGDVNSTLAAALVAVKMGIPIGHVEAGLRSFDRAMPEEINRILTDSIADLLLTPSSDADANLIREGVEPQRIRLVGNVMIDSLLAAREKALKLSTLADMGLTARGYAVCTLHRASNVDDAKVLGGLLSALGHLSHRLPVVFPVHPRTRKRIAETGLEASLARTPGLRLVDPMGYLEFLALTSQARLVFTDSGGLQEETTVLGIPCLTVRENTERPITVDVGTNLVVGTEPARIQQVAERILDGQEKKGRVPDLWDGRSGERIAQVYEEFLGVGRTPRRAAG, encoded by the coding sequence ATGAAGAAGGTTCTCCATATCGTTGGGGCGCGCCCCAACTTCATGAAGGTCGCGCCCATCCACCGGGCCATCTCCGAGCGTGGCGTGCTCGCCCAGAAGCTGGTGCACACCGGCCAGCACTACGACGTGAAGATGAGCGACGTTTTCTTCACGGACCTGGGCATGCCCGCTCCCGACATCCACCTGGGCATCGGCTCCGGCAGTCACGCGGAGCAGACGGCCCGGCTGATGATCGAGCTGGAGAAGGTGTTCGCCAGCGAGAAGCCGGAGCTGGTCTCCGTGGTGGGAGACGTCAACAGCACCCTGGCCGCCGCGCTCGTGGCGGTGAAGATGGGCATCCCCATCGGTCACGTGGAGGCGGGCCTGCGCAGCTTCGACCGCGCCATGCCCGAGGAGATCAACCGCATCCTCACCGACAGCATCGCGGACCTGCTGCTGACGCCCTCGTCCGACGCGGACGCCAACCTCATCCGGGAGGGCGTGGAGCCGCAGCGCATCCGGCTCGTCGGCAACGTGATGATCGACTCGCTGCTGGCGGCCCGGGAGAAGGCGCTGAAGCTCTCCACGCTCGCGGACATGGGGCTCACCGCGCGCGGCTACGCGGTGTGCACGCTGCACCGGGCCTCCAACGTGGATGACGCGAAGGTGCTCGGGGGGCTGCTGTCCGCGCTGGGCCACCTGTCCCACCGGCTGCCCGTCGTCTTCCCCGTCCACCCGCGCACCCGCAAGCGCATCGCGGAGACGGGGCTGGAGGCGTCGCTGGCGCGCACCCCGGGCCTGCGCCTGGTGGACCCCATGGGCTACCTGGAGTTCCTCGCGCTCACCTCGCAGGCCCGGCTCGTCTTCACCGACTCCGGTGGCCTCCAGGAGGAGACCACCGTGCTGGGCATTCCCTGCCTCACCGTGCGCGAGAACACCGAGCGTCCCATCACCGTGGATGTCGGCACCAACCTCGTGGTGGGCACCGAGCCGGCCCGCATCCAGCAGGTCGCCGAGCGCATCCTCGATGGTCAGGAGAAGAAGGGCCGTGTCCCCGACCTGTGGGACGGGCGCTCCGGAGAGCGCATCGCCCAGGTGTACGAGGAGTTCCTCGGGGTGGGGCGGACGCCTCGGCGCGCCGCCGGCTAG
- the purF gene encoding amidophosphoribosyltransferase, with the protein MCGIFGIVGHPEASNLAYLGLHALQHRGQESAGIVASDGQSLRAHREMGLVADIFTAPVIEQLPGGAAIGHVRYSTAGVSQLKNAQPLTVEYVGGHLAVAHNGNLVNAQELRTSLEADGAIFQSDSDTEVVIHLIARSRQPTFEKKVVEALSKVKGAYSILFLTEKKLVAVRDPNGFRPLVLGMLKNSWVLASETTALDLIEAEFIRELEAGEMVVIDETGLHASHPFPPTRLGRCIFEHVYFAKPDSVLFGTSVYETRKELGRQLAKEQPAPGADLVIAVPDSGVPAAIGYSQASGIPYDVGLIRSHYVGRTFIEPQQSIRHFGVKLKLSAVRQVLKGKRVVVVDDSIVRGTTSRKIVKMLKAAGAVEVHLRISSPPTQWPCFYGIDTPSRQELIASSHTVEEIARYVTADSLGYISLEGLGTAVGDRERNTFCTACFSGQYLTGNLTASATTESAGPKLVSA; encoded by the coding sequence ATGTGCGGGATCTTCGGAATCGTCGGTCACCCGGAAGCGTCCAACCTGGCGTACCTCGGTCTGCATGCGCTCCAGCATCGCGGCCAGGAGTCAGCGGGCATCGTCGCATCGGATGGCCAGAGTCTGCGGGCCCATCGTGAGATGGGGCTCGTGGCGGACATTTTCACCGCGCCGGTGATCGAGCAACTGCCGGGCGGCGCGGCCATCGGCCACGTGCGTTACTCCACGGCGGGCGTCAGCCAGCTCAAGAACGCCCAGCCACTCACGGTGGAGTACGTGGGAGGCCACCTGGCCGTGGCCCACAACGGCAACCTCGTCAACGCGCAGGAGCTGCGCACCTCGCTCGAGGCCGACGGCGCCATCTTCCAGTCGGACTCGGACACCGAGGTCGTCATCCACCTCATCGCCCGCTCCCGGCAGCCCACCTTCGAGAAGAAGGTCGTCGAGGCGCTCTCCAAGGTGAAGGGGGCCTACAGCATCCTCTTCCTCACGGAGAAGAAGCTGGTGGCGGTGAGGGACCCGAACGGCTTCCGCCCGCTGGTGCTCGGCATGCTGAAGAACAGCTGGGTGCTGGCCAGCGAGACCACGGCCCTGGACCTCATCGAGGCGGAGTTCATCCGCGAGCTCGAGGCCGGGGAGATGGTGGTCATCGACGAGACGGGCCTGCACGCCAGCCATCCCTTCCCGCCCACGCGGCTGGGCCGGTGCATCTTCGAGCACGTGTACTTCGCCAAGCCGGACTCGGTGCTGTTCGGCACGAGCGTGTACGAGACGCGCAAGGAGCTGGGACGGCAGCTCGCCAAGGAGCAGCCGGCGCCCGGAGCGGACCTGGTCATCGCCGTGCCGGACTCGGGCGTGCCCGCGGCCATCGGCTACTCGCAGGCCAGTGGGATTCCGTATGACGTGGGCCTCATCCGCAGCCACTACGTGGGCCGCACCTTCATCGAGCCCCAGCAGTCCATCCGCCACTTCGGCGTGAAGCTGAAGCTGTCCGCGGTGCGCCAGGTGCTCAAGGGCAAGCGCGTGGTGGTGGTGGACGACTCCATCGTGCGCGGTACCACCAGCCGGAAGATCGTGAAGATGCTCAAGGCCGCTGGCGCGGTGGAGGTGCACTTGCGCATCTCCTCGCCGCCCACGCAGTGGCCGTGCTTCTACGGCATCGACACGCCGAGCCGGCAGGAGCTCATCGCCTCCAGCCACACCGTGGAGGAGATCGCCCGCTACGTGACGGCGGACTCGCTGGGCTACATCTCCCTGGAGGGCCTGGGCACCGCGGTGGGAGACCGGGAGCGCAACACCTTCTGCACCGCCTGCTTCTCCGGCCAGTACCTCACAGGCAACCTCACGGCGAGCGCTACGACGGAGTCCGCCGGGCCCAAGCTCGTCAGCGCCTGA
- a CDS encoding GNAT family N-acetyltransferase, which yields MQELRTDRLLLRPFAPEDEEALLGLWNDPYVRRYLWDDRLVSREEVREQIALSERDFHERGYGEFVLSLVEWPGALIGFCGLRRIEGREDVELLYGLYRDFWGRGLATEAARAVLRFGFEHVGLEEVFAGADLDNAASIQVMERLGMSSAGEWRVGPQALPATYYRLRRRDFARRTQGVNTG from the coding sequence GTGCAGGAGCTTCGCACCGACCGACTGTTGCTCCGTCCCTTCGCTCCGGAGGACGAGGAGGCGCTCCTCGGACTCTGGAACGACCCGTACGTCCGCCGCTACCTCTGGGATGACCGGCTCGTGTCGCGCGAGGAGGTGCGGGAGCAGATCGCCCTGAGCGAGCGGGACTTCCATGAGCGGGGCTACGGCGAGTTCGTCCTCTCCCTCGTGGAGTGGCCTGGAGCGCTCATCGGCTTCTGCGGGCTGCGGCGCATCGAGGGCCGTGAGGACGTGGAGCTCCTGTACGGACTCTATCGGGACTTCTGGGGGCGGGGCCTCGCCACCGAGGCCGCCCGGGCCGTGCTGCGCTTCGGCTTCGAGCACGTGGGGTTGGAGGAGGTATTCGCCGGTGCGGACCTCGACAACGCCGCGTCCATCCAGGTGATGGAGCGGCTCGGAATGTCCTCCGCCGGCGAGTGGCGGGTGGGTCCCCAGGCACTCCCGGCGACGTACTACCGGCTCCGGCGGCGGGACTTCGCGCGCCGGACACAGGGGGTGAACACGGGGTGA
- the kdsB gene encoding 3-deoxy-manno-octulosonate cytidylyltransferase: MSSHRTLAVIPARYASTRFPGKPLALIAGRPMIEHVWRRCQEARVFDEVVVATDDPRIQEAVARFGGTAVMTSPDCATGTDRVAEVARARPEVDVWVNVQGDEPLVDPDSLRVLAGLFADPQVGMGTLVRPLDAIEAESPHVVKAVLALNGDALYFSRSTIPFLREPGVVERWAHLGLYGYRRETLLRLAGLSATPLEQAEKLEQLRALEHGIRIRCGKVAGRTVAVDVPEDVARVEAVMRG; the protein is encoded by the coding sequence ATGTCCTCGCACCGCACCCTCGCCGTCATTCCCGCCCGCTACGCCAGCACGCGCTTTCCCGGCAAGCCCCTGGCCCTCATCGCCGGCCGGCCGATGATCGAGCACGTCTGGCGCCGCTGCCAGGAGGCGCGCGTCTTCGACGAGGTGGTGGTGGCCACCGATGACCCGCGCATCCAGGAGGCGGTGGCGCGCTTTGGCGGCACGGCGGTGATGACGTCGCCGGACTGCGCCACGGGCACGGACCGGGTGGCCGAGGTGGCGCGGGCCCGTCCGGAGGTGGACGTCTGGGTGAACGTCCAGGGCGATGAGCCCCTGGTGGATCCGGATTCACTCCGGGTGCTGGCGGGCCTCTTCGCCGACCCGCAGGTGGGGATGGGCACGCTGGTGCGTCCGCTGGATGCCATCGAGGCGGAGAGCCCACATGTGGTGAAGGCGGTGCTGGCGCTCAACGGGGACGCGCTCTACTTCAGCCGCAGCACCATCCCCTTCCTGCGCGAGCCGGGGGTGGTGGAGCGCTGGGCGCACCTGGGGCTGTACGGCTACCGGCGCGAGACGCTGCTGCGGCTGGCGGGCCTGAGCGCCACGCCCCTGGAGCAGGCGGAGAAATTGGAGCAGCTACGAGCCCTGGAGCACGGCATCCGGATCCGCTGCGGGAAGGTGGCGGGACGCACGGTGGCGGTGGACGTGCCCGAGGACGTGGCCCGGGTGGAAGCGGTGATGCGCGGCTGA
- a CDS encoding RluA family pseudouridine synthase, with translation MRDTSEDISQAIGEAPEGYVDIPFVVEPNYAGWRLDRYLSEKIRRLPRERLHGIIQRGVLCEERRLKPSTPVYPGLTFRIRRPASTEPETPTELTALFQDDWLLVLDKPAGLPIHPTARYHKGTLVSLLRERFGEAFAEPAHRLDRETSGLVVCGRTTESCRVLGRLFVSRDVHKEYLAICEGHPPEDSFRVDAPIAEGTELIRIAVRIDPVEGKESRTRFQVLQRFSHDGQPFSLLRCYPETGRQHQIRIHLREVGFPLVGDKMYGPDPGYFDRFSKHCLEPEAWVKLRLPRHALHAAHISFPHPGTGQTVSFDSPLPADLQDFIARR, from the coding sequence ATGCGAGACACGAGCGAGGACATCTCCCAGGCCATCGGCGAGGCACCCGAGGGCTACGTCGACATTCCATTTGTCGTCGAGCCCAACTACGCGGGCTGGCGGCTGGATCGCTACCTCTCCGAGAAGATCCGACGCCTCCCGCGCGAGCGCCTCCACGGCATCATCCAGCGCGGCGTCCTGTGCGAGGAGCGCCGCCTCAAGCCCTCCACACCCGTCTACCCGGGCCTCACCTTCCGCATCCGCCGCCCCGCCAGCACCGAGCCGGAGACGCCCACCGAGCTGACCGCCCTCTTCCAGGACGACTGGCTGCTCGTGCTCGACAAGCCCGCCGGGCTCCCCATCCACCCCACCGCCCGCTATCACAAGGGCACGCTCGTCTCCCTCCTGCGCGAGCGCTTCGGCGAGGCCTTCGCGGAACCCGCCCACCGCCTGGACCGCGAGACGAGCGGCCTCGTCGTCTGCGGGCGCACCACCGAGTCCTGCCGCGTCCTCGGGCGCCTCTTCGTCTCCCGCGACGTGCACAAGGAGTACCTTGCCATCTGCGAGGGCCACCCCCCCGAGGACTCCTTCCGCGTGGACGCCCCCATCGCCGAGGGCACCGAGCTCATCCGCATCGCCGTGCGCATCGACCCCGTGGAGGGCAAGGAGAGCCGCACCCGCTTCCAGGTGCTCCAGCGCTTCTCCCATGACGGCCAGCCCTTCTCCCTGCTGCGCTGCTACCCGGAGACGGGGCGCCAGCATCAAATACGCATCCACCTGCGCGAGGTCGGCTTCCCCCTGGTCGGTGACAAGATGTACGGCCCGGACCCTGGCTACTTCGATCGCTTCAGCAAGCACTGCCTGGAGCCCGAGGCCTGGGTGAAGCTGCGGCTGCCTCGCCACGCCCTGCACGCCGCGCATATCTCCTTCCCCCACCCGGGCACGGGGCAGACCGTGTCCTTCGACTCGCCCCTGCCCGCGGACCTCCAGGACTTCATCGCCAGAAGGTGA
- a CDS encoding phosphatase domain-containing protein — protein MDITAVALKLQTLRSLMTGHTDRNDERRILDLLADATTAELNHLLLNVDLNRLLSDVDDRVVGPDNLTTLLDLLCVKRARELSLPLRATLVAALQRGYTPQTFERRVRELFLGLHGRELTEFKNLLDGRGSYHDLQQLLFHDVDDDALRQDILAHIFREAIPSGENKVLSDIDDTFLANWKDTRYPPKTVYPGVLQFYRELDRGPGVIPGREGDLTFVSARPADPLGFIEDRTLATLREHGVGPSVMLSGAFTHLLGNARIAAMKFENFSRYIQLYPEYGFVFTGDSGQGDVAFGEQMLSAYPEQVRAVFIHDVVDTPEPVRQQWRDKRIFFFDTYVGAAMDAFEVGVIALDGVARVARAAQEDMARVPFGSEAQRQARLAELSRDLRRADI, from the coding sequence GTGGACATCACAGCCGTGGCCCTGAAACTTCAGACGCTCCGCTCCCTGATGACCGGTCACACCGACCGGAACGACGAGCGGCGCATCCTGGACCTGCTCGCCGACGCGACCACCGCCGAGCTCAACCATCTCCTCCTCAACGTGGACCTGAACCGGTTGCTCTCCGACGTGGATGACCGCGTCGTCGGCCCGGACAACCTCACCACGCTGTTGGACCTGCTGTGCGTGAAGCGGGCGCGCGAGCTGAGCCTGCCGCTGCGCGCCACACTCGTGGCGGCGCTCCAGAGGGGCTACACCCCCCAGACCTTCGAACGCCGGGTGCGCGAGCTGTTCCTCGGGCTCCATGGCCGCGAGCTGACGGAGTTCAAGAACCTGCTCGACGGCCGCGGCAGCTACCACGACCTGCAGCAGCTCCTCTTCCACGACGTGGATGACGACGCCCTCCGCCAGGACATCCTCGCGCACATCTTCCGGGAGGCCATCCCGAGCGGCGAGAACAAGGTGCTGAGCGACATCGACGACACCTTCCTCGCCAACTGGAAGGACACGCGCTACCCGCCGAAGACGGTGTACCCGGGCGTGCTCCAGTTCTACCGCGAGCTGGACCGCGGGCCGGGCGTCATCCCCGGGCGCGAGGGCGACCTCACCTTCGTCAGCGCGCGGCCGGCGGATCCGCTCGGCTTCATCGAGGATCGCACGCTGGCCACCCTGCGCGAGCATGGGGTGGGCCCCTCGGTGATGCTCTCCGGCGCCTTCACCCACCTGCTCGGCAACGCGCGCATCGCGGCCATGAAGTTCGAGAACTTCAGCCGCTACATCCAGCTCTATCCCGAGTACGGCTTCGTCTTCACGGGCGACAGCGGCCAGGGCGACGTGGCCTTCGGCGAGCAGATGCTCTCGGCGTACCCGGAGCAGGTGCGCGCCGTGTTCATCCACGACGTGGTCGACACCCCCGAGCCCGTGCGCCAACAGTGGCGCGACAAGCGCATCTTCTTCTTCGACACCTACGTGGGGGCCGCGATGGATGCCTTCGAGGTGGGGGTCATCGCCCTGGATGGGGTGGCCCGCGTCGCCCGCGCCGCCCAGGAGGACATGGCGCGGGTGCCGTTCGGCTCCGAAGCCCAGCGGCAGGCCCGGCTGGCCGAGCTGTCGAGAGATCTGCGGCGCGCGGACATCTAG